Part of the Streptomyces sp. NBC_00457 genome, CACCTGCTACCTCTACGTCCAGGGCTTCGAGAACAGCCGGATGGGCCTGGCCTCCGCCATGGCCTGGATGCTGCTGGTCGCGGTCGCCCTGGTGACGGCGGTGCTGTTCTGGTCCCAGAAGCGCTGGGTGCACTACGAGGAGGGCGCCCGATGAGCGCACAGGCCACCGACATCACGCCGGGCGCCTCCACGAAGGCCGGGGCTCTGCGCCGTAGGCTGCCGGGCTCCCTCGCGTGGCACGTGGGGTCCCTTCTGATTCTCGCGGTGATCCTCTATCCGGTGATCTGGGTCATCGGCGGCTCGTTCAAGAAGAGCGAGGACATCGTCGGCAGTCTGGATCTCTTCCCGACCGATCCGATCACCGACAACTACACACGGCTGTCCGACGGCATCGCGGACATCTCGATCTCCACGTTCTTCGTCAACTCGCTCACGCTGGCGATCGGTTCCGTGGTCGGGATCCTCGTGTCCTGCTCGCTGACGGCGTACGCCTTCGCGAGGATCCGCTTCGCGGGCCGCAATCTGCTGTTCACGCTGATGATCGGCACCCTCCTGCTGCCATATCACGTGCTGCTGATCCCGCAGTACGTGCTCTTCCGCAACATGGGGATGATCAACACGTACACCCCCCTGCTGCTGGGGAAGTACCTGGCGATAGAGGCGTTCTTCGTCTTCCTGATGATGCAGTTCATGCGCAACCTGCCCAAGGAACTGGACGAGGCGGCCCGTCTCGACGGCTGCGGGCATCTGCGCATCTACTGGTCGATCGTGCTCCCGCTGTGCCGCCCGGCCCTGATCACCAGCGCGATCTTCACCTTCATCAACTCCTGGAACGACTTCATGGGGCCGCTGATCTATCTGAACGAGCCCGACAAGTACACGGTCTCGCTCGGCCTGAAGATGTTCGTGGACCAGGAGGGCGTGGCCAACTACGGCGGGATGATCGCGATGTCGCTCGTCGCCCTGCTGCCGGTGCTCGCCTTCTTCCTGGCTTTCCAGCGCTATCTGATCGACGGCATGGCGACGTCCGGACTGAAGGGCTGAGGCGGTCACGATGGCCCAGGTACGGGTGAAGCCGCGCAAGGAGTCGGTGTTCGCCGAGCGGTTCGCCGTCTTCGCGGAGTGTCTCCTCACCGGCGTGTGGATCACAGTCGCCTCGCTCGGCGTCGTCACCTACCCCGCCGCCTTCGCCGCCGGTGCCCGGCATCTGCGGCGCCTCACAGCACACGAGAGCGGCGGATGGCGGGAGTTCGTCGCGGACTTCCGGGCGGCGGTGCGGCGCGGGTGGGCCGTCGGGCTCGCCGGGTGGCTCGCGGCGGCGGCCGTCTGGGTGGACGTCCAGGCCGTGCGCGCCGGGATTCCCGGGGGGCCGCTGGTGGGAGCCGTCGGGGTGTTCGCGCTGATCGGGCTCACCGTCGCCGGGCTGCGTGCTGCGGCGGTCTGGACGCCGGGCGCCCGCTGGCGGGAACTGCTGGCCGCCGCCGGACGCCGGACCGTCCTGGACCCCGCCGGCTCCTTCCTGGTCATCGCCGGACTGGCGGTCGTGGCCCTGTCCGCCTGGTTCATCGCGCCGTTGGCGGTCCCTGTCCTGGGGGCCGTCGCGGCGGCGGCCATCGCCGTGGAGGAGCGGTATCGGCACCGCTGACATGCGGTGCCCGCGCACCGGGTCGGCGCCCTGGGCGTCGTACCTCTCTCTGTCATGCCCCTGACCACCCTGCACCCGCACGGAAAGGAAAGGCGGAAACTCTCATGTCTCCCATCCCTCGCAGGTCCCTCCTCAAGGCTGCCGCCGTCGCCGGAGCCGCCGCCCAGTTCAGCTGGGCACTCGGCACGAACGCGGCGGCGGCTCCCAGAGCCGAAGCCGCAGACGCGGACCCGGTGACCCTGGACTGGCTGGAGGACGGCGGCCTCGGCGCCGCACCCGGCTCCACGGTCGGCGTCCCCTGGCCGAAAGGCGCCTACCAGGCGGACCAGACCTTCGCGCTGACCGACGCCGACGGCAAGGCCGTACCCCTCCAGTCCTGGCCGATCGCCTACTGGCCCGACGGCTCCCTCAAGTGGTCCGCGCACGCGGTGAGTTCGGGCAACGGCAAGCTCACCCTCACTGCCGGCGAACCCACCGCCCCCGAGCACAAGGTCACCGTCGACAAGCGCGGCGGCACCATCGACATATCGACCGGCGTCATCACCGCCAAGATCGGCACGTCGGGCGCCACGCTGGTCAAGTCCGTCACCCGGGGATCGACAGAGATCGCGCGCAACGGTCGGCTCGTGCTGCTCCGCCAGCCGGAGATCGAGGACGGCGACCAGGGCACGGTGAAGTACGAGCGGTTCGAGGGCGCCATCGGCGAGGTGACCGTGGAGCAGGAGGGCCCGGTCCGCGCGGTCGTCCGCATCGACGGCAAGCACCGCAAGGGGAAGCGCGGTTGGCTGCCGTTCTCCATCCGTCTGTACTTCTACGCCGGCGCCGACTCCTTCCGCATGGTGCACACGATCACCTACGACGGCACGCAGGAGCCGGGCAAGGCGAGCGGCGACTTCATCCGCGGTATCGGAGTGCGCTTCTCCGTGCCGATGCGCGACGAGTCGTACGACCGCCACATCCGCATCGGCGGCGAGGGCACCGGGCTGCTGCGCGAGGCGGTCAAGGGCATCACCGGGCTGCGGCGCGACCCGGGGGCGGCGGTGCGGACAGCCCAGTTCGAGGGCAAGAAGCTGCCTGACCCGTCCACTTGGGACCAGCGGGTGACTACTCGGCTGCAATACATCCCCGAGTGGGGCGACTACACCCTCTCGCAGCTTTCCGCCGACGGTTTCGGCGTGCGCAAGCGCACCAAGAAGGGCCACGGCTGGATCCCCGCGGGAGGCGGCCGACGGGCCAGCGGCTTCGGGTACGTCGGCGGCGCGAGCGGTGGATTTGCCTTCGGGCTGCGGGACTTCTGGGAGAAGTTCCCCGCCCAGCTCGACATCCGCGACGCCCAGACCGACGAGGCCGAGGTCACCCTCTGGCTCTGGTCACCCGAGGCCCAGCCCATGGACCTGCGCTTCTACCACGACGGCATGGGCCAGGACACCTACCCCGAACAGCTCGAAGGCCTCAACATCACCTACGAGGACTACGAGCCCGGTTTCGGCACGCCCTACGGCATCGCCCGCACCAGCGAACTCCTCTTCTGGGCCCACGACTCCACGCCGAGCGCCGAGGTGATGGCCGAGCAGGTGAAGGCCGTCAGGACACTCCCGCAGCTCGCCGCCCCGCCCCAGCAGCTCATCAAGGCGGGCGTCTTCGGAAAGCTGTTCTCCGAGCCCGACCGCTCCACGGCCGCCAAGGCGAAGATCGAGGACCACCTCGACTTCCTCTTCACCTACTACAAGGACCAGGTGGAGATGCGCCGTTGGTACGGCTTCTGGGACTACGGCGACATCATGCACAGCTACGACCCCAGCCGCCACCAGTGGTGCTACGACGTCGGCGGCTACGCCTGGGACAACTCCGAACTCTCGCCCGACCTCTGGCTCTGGTTCGCGTACATGCGCTCCGGCCGCGCCGACATCTTCCGCTTCGCCGAGGCGATGACCCGGCACACCGGCGAGGTCGACGTCTACCACCTGGGCAAGTGGGCCGGCCTCGGCACCCGCCACGGCGTCCAGCACTACGCGGACAGCGCCAAGCAGCAGCGCATCGCCAACACCACCTACCGGCGCTACTACTACTTCCTCACCGCGGACGAACGCGTCGGTGACCTCATGCACGCCAACGTCGACTCCGACGAGACGTTCCTCGTCCTCGACCCCATCCGCAAGATCCGCACCGAGCCGTACACGCCCGACCGGAACGCGCTGTCGATCGGTTTCGGCACAGACTGGTCGGGGCTGGTGTCGGCCTGGCTGACCGAGTGGGAGCGGCGCGGCCCCAAGTGGGAGAAGGCCAAGGCGCGCGTCCTGTCCACCATGGAGACCATCGCCGCCCAGCCCAACGGCTTCGTCCAGGGCAGCGCGCTGTACGACCTGGACACCGGCAGGTTCGCCGTCGAGGCCGAGCCCAAGGTCGGGGTGTCCCACCTCTCCGCGATGTTCGGCCTGGTCGAGCTCTGCGCCGAGCTGATCGACCAGATCGACATGCCGAAGTTCAAGGAAGCGTGGCTCGACTACTGCCGCTACTTCAACGCCACCAAGGCCGAGCAGCGGGCACGCTACGGCTCCGACTTCGGCTCCCTGCTGCTCTTCCAGGGGCATTCGCGGCAGGACGCGTACGCGGCCGTCCAGACCGGCGACGACAAGTTGGCGGCGCGGGCGTGGCGGCAGTTCTACAGCAGTGCGGATGTTTGGGACTACAAGGAGTCCACGGACTGGTCCACGAAGAAGATTGAGGGGCCGACCGGGTTGGTGCCCGGTAGTGAGGCGACGTGGGTGTCTACGAACTCCACGGCGTTGTATGGGTTGGCGGCGATTCAGAATCTGGCGCTGGTAGGTAACAAGATGCCGTAGCTGGTTGGGTGGTTCGTTGGCTGCGGGGCGGTGGGGGCTGGTCGCGCAGTTCCCCGCGCCCCTATCGGGGCGCTGTCCGCGGCGGAATTCAGCTGCTCTGCTTAGTTCATCTTTCCCAGGACCTCCCGCACTCGCCTGACATCACGGATCCGTCGCTCGTACGTTGCGCCCAGGGCGAGCAGGAGGAGGCCGGCGAGGGCGGGAGGGGCCCAGCGGGGGAGAGCGGTGGTCATCTCGACTATGTACGGGGCCAGTTCGTGGAAGGCGTCCAGGGTGAGGACCGTGCCGCCCAGGAGTAGGGGGGCCTGGAGGTGGTTGCGGGCGCCCAGGAGGGTGATGAGGAGTGCCGCCGTGCCCAGGAGGAGGGGGCGTGGGCCGTGTTGGCCGGCCCAGACCGCGAAGAGGCTCGGCACGAGGGTGGCGGTGAGTCCGGGGGCGTACGCCGTCCAGGAGGAGGTCTGTGGGTCGCGTTGCCTGCGTAGGGCGCCGATGAGGAGCGCGGGGACGGTGACCGGCAGTGTGTATGCCTCGGGGGTGGTGATGTCCCAGGACGCCAGCCATACCCAGGTGGCCAGGACGAAGAGGGCGGCGGCGACGTAGCCGGCGGCGCGGCGGTCGGAGCGGAGGGCCGTGGCGGCCGCGATCACGCCCGCCAGCGCGAGTACCAGGGCGAGCATCGGCGGTTCGCTGGCTGAAAGGGCGACGGCGACCAGGCCCGCGACCGTGCCGGTCACTTCCACGGCCGTCGTCGTCTTCTCGTCGACGTGCGCCGCCAGCAGTGCGGCTGCCGCCGGGACCAGCAGCACGAGCAGCGCCGTGTGCTCCGGCCGCAGCTCCAGTGCCGCTCCCGACGCGACGGCGAGCGCGGTGGCGTACGCGAGCGTTGCGGCGGCGGGGAGTGGCTTGCGTACGGCCGTCGCGAAGAGCGCCGTCAGGGACGCGAGCGTTGCCAGGGTGGCCGGTTCCGAGGCCAGGGCGAGGAAGGTGAGGCTCAGGGAGGTGACGAGGGCGAGGACGGTGGCCGTGGGCCGCCGGAGGAGCAGGAGGGCGGCGGTGAGGGCCCCCTGGATCAACAGGGTTGCGGCGTACGGCAGTTGGAGTGTGGCGGGGACGGCGAGTGCGCTCGCCCATGCCAGAGTGAGGGACGCGTCCAGCGCCCGTGACCGCCAGGCGGCCTCCCGGACCGCCAGTGTCAGGACCCCGGCGACCGCGGCGAGGACGAGGGGCGCGGTGGCCGTGTCCGGTGGCCACGGCGTCTCGACCGTGACGGCGTCCCGTGCCGAGTCCGGCGCACCCGACCACACCTGCTCCGCCCAGCCGACCGGCCCCAGCAGGGCGACGGCCACGACGGGCAGCGCCCACAGCACGGCAAGGGACTGTACGGCGACGGAGGCCCACGCCATGCCCCGCCGTACG contains:
- a CDS encoding exo-rhamnogalacturonan lyase family protein produces the protein MSPIPRRSLLKAAAVAGAAAQFSWALGTNAAAAPRAEAADADPVTLDWLEDGGLGAAPGSTVGVPWPKGAYQADQTFALTDADGKAVPLQSWPIAYWPDGSLKWSAHAVSSGNGKLTLTAGEPTAPEHKVTVDKRGGTIDISTGVITAKIGTSGATLVKSVTRGSTEIARNGRLVLLRQPEIEDGDQGTVKYERFEGAIGEVTVEQEGPVRAVVRIDGKHRKGKRGWLPFSIRLYFYAGADSFRMVHTITYDGTQEPGKASGDFIRGIGVRFSVPMRDESYDRHIRIGGEGTGLLREAVKGITGLRRDPGAAVRTAQFEGKKLPDPSTWDQRVTTRLQYIPEWGDYTLSQLSADGFGVRKRTKKGHGWIPAGGGRRASGFGYVGGASGGFAFGLRDFWEKFPAQLDIRDAQTDEAEVTLWLWSPEAQPMDLRFYHDGMGQDTYPEQLEGLNITYEDYEPGFGTPYGIARTSELLFWAHDSTPSAEVMAEQVKAVRTLPQLAAPPQQLIKAGVFGKLFSEPDRSTAAKAKIEDHLDFLFTYYKDQVEMRRWYGFWDYGDIMHSYDPSRHQWCYDVGGYAWDNSELSPDLWLWFAYMRSGRADIFRFAEAMTRHTGEVDVYHLGKWAGLGTRHGVQHYADSAKQQRIANTTYRRYYYFLTADERVGDLMHANVDSDETFLVLDPIRKIRTEPYTPDRNALSIGFGTDWSGLVSAWLTEWERRGPKWEKAKARVLSTMETIAAQPNGFVQGSALYDLDTGRFAVEAEPKVGVSHLSAMFGLVELCAELIDQIDMPKFKEAWLDYCRYFNATKAEQRARYGSDFGSLLLFQGHSRQDAYAAVQTGDDKLAARAWRQFYSSADVWDYKESTDWSTKKIEGPTGLVPGSEATWVSTNSTALYGLAAIQNLALVGNKMP
- a CDS encoding SCO7613 C-terminal domain-containing membrane protein gives rise to the protein MPYDVTRTTLQDMTHIPPPAEELRLLDWELWQLDARRAQLLARRAWLVATLHPAQQPPAAPPRPEATAPRVQNVLLLLGGILLTLAATAFTLVSWQHLGVTGRALVLAAVTAAVLAAPLPLLKRGLRSTAESVAGLGLALTVLDAYALYEVAFAGADGTRFAAASAALLAGLWAAYGSLPRTREMRLPLAAALTTAQLPLFLWAIAVDASWFTITAALLATAGSDTVVALRASARPVRLVALGGAYGLGGWSVMTAGWLCWTATGPSAAARAAALLLLAATLALGAASQAPSEKQAKGLALTSGLLVVAAVGGALRPALPDAWTVPVHLACGLALLAATTAGRLREAVRRGMAWASVAVQSLAVLWALPVVAVALLGPVGWAEQVWSGAPDSARDAVTVETPWPPDTATAPLVLAAVAGVLTLAVREAAWRSRALDASLTLAWASALAVPATLQLPYAATLLIQGALTAALLLLRRPTATVLALVTSLSLTFLALASEPATLATLASLTALFATAVRKPLPAAATLAYATALAVASGAALELRPEHTALLVLLVPAAAALLAAHVDEKTTTAVEVTGTVAGLVAVALSASEPPMLALVLALAGVIAAATALRSDRRAAGYVAAALFVLATWVWLASWDITTPEAYTLPVTVPALLIGALRRQRDPQTSSWTAYAPGLTATLVPSLFAVWAGQHGPRPLLLGTAALLITLLGARNHLQAPLLLGGTVLTLDAFHELAPYIVEMTTALPRWAPPALAGLLLLALGATYERRIRDVRRVREVLGKMN
- a CDS encoding carbohydrate ABC transporter permease; the encoded protein is MSAQATDITPGASTKAGALRRRLPGSLAWHVGSLLILAVILYPVIWVIGGSFKKSEDIVGSLDLFPTDPITDNYTRLSDGIADISISTFFVNSLTLAIGSVVGILVSCSLTAYAFARIRFAGRNLLFTLMIGTLLLPYHVLLIPQYVLFRNMGMINTYTPLLLGKYLAIEAFFVFLMMQFMRNLPKELDEAARLDGCGHLRIYWSIVLPLCRPALITSAIFTFINSWNDFMGPLIYLNEPDKYTVSLGLKMFVDQEGVANYGGMIAMSLVALLPVLAFFLAFQRYLIDGMATSGLKG